One window from the genome of Palaemon carinicauda isolate YSFRI2023 chromosome 24, ASM3689809v2, whole genome shotgun sequence encodes:
- the LOC137618124 gene encoding uncharacterized protein yields MLLTLVKHANSCLSSMKKILMFFFITFENTATSLNWPRDQYVLLIRNSFKGKAAYVAPHLVQERDYEVFKTSILDAYSVTAEGYRQIFRQTLKNQAQTYLEFFTLKLKQFNKWIDKEQITTLEQLKNLIVLEEFLRRIPANVAMFIREKQEKDGKRAALLADDYHLIHKLKPHSSSPSSLPQVCTFCKKGHHIKDCHSPKCKASHGKASPNAFSQGPKSGNTANKTTLHCAQPLSDFTAFTYPGKVNDIPVQILRDTGSSQTIISSKLKDLAKPTDQYVTVSDLTCQKVLPIVQISLDCPYFKGSTNVALLDSDLPCKNIDMILGNDLAQTNGTPSLIITQPEVVIEKACNEFSPVVELPCQVVTRSTTSTSRDTEHTALLDLAHSEVSSRHFQNL; encoded by the exons atgcttttgaccttagtaaagcacgcaaactcctgcctgtcttcgatgaaaaagatcctgatgttttttttcattacttttgaaaacactgcaacgtctctcaactggcctagagaccaatatgttctcttaataagaaactccttcaaaggaaaagctgcatatgtggcaCCACAtcttgtccaagaaagggattatgaagtctttaaaacttccatattagatgcttatagtgttacagcagaagggtatagacaaatcttcagacaaactttgaagaaccaagctcaaacctatctagagtttttcacattgaagttgaagcagtttaataaatggatagacaaggaacaaataactactttagaacaattaaagaatttaatagttttagaagaattcctgaggcgtattccagctaatgtggcaatgtttattagagaaaaacaagaaaaagatggcaaaagggctgccctattagctgatgattaccatctcattcataaactaaaaccacattcgtcctcaccttcatctcTCCCCCAagtttgtactttttgtaagaaaggtcatcatattaaagactgtcatagtcccaaatgcaaagcatctcatggtaaggcttctcctaatgctttttcacaaggacctaaatcagggaatactgcaaataaaactactcttcactgtgctcaacctctatccgactttacagcatttacatatcctggtaaagtaaatgatattcccgtgcaaattttgagagatacagggtcatctcaaactatcattagctcaaagttaaaagatttagctaaaccaacagatcagtatgtaacagtgtcagatttgacttgtcaaaaggttttacctattgtacagatttctcttgattgtccttattttaaaggttcaactaatgtcgccttgttggattctgacctgccttgcaagaacatagacatgatacttggtaatgacttggctcaaactaacggtactcctagtcttatcattacgcagcctgaagtagtgatcgaaaaagcttgcaatgagttttctccggtggtagagcttccctgccaagtggtcaccaggtctacaacctcaacttctagagacactgaacacacag ccttattggatcttgctcattcagaagtctcatctaggcatttccaaaacctataa